The following coding sequences are from one Dreissena polymorpha isolate Duluth1 chromosome 8, UMN_Dpol_1.0, whole genome shotgun sequence window:
- the LOC127840634 gene encoding G surface protein, allelic form 156-like yields MDSGSTAALGEACSSKSNCTDPVAECSGNPSVCACPTTHYDSNGQSGAGVCLQSSVAILKKETYISIVERSFGSKCNVQAQCITTSSECQLEKCACGADRYHTTDTDACVTKLADGAIGCTDAGTQCATQGSVCTERTCACAEENFSKDGRCVPKIAYDSTGCLNDNHCLTSGAVCSGSKCLCVNAKYHQVASDACLEKKQIGFVCVSKSECATTGADCLEGKCACPVAMYLMATECKTKVTNGEICTLNEACATTGAKCVNGSCHCDANTEFIQGNACTAKKSFNSSCTTDKECQTTSSKCLNQKCTCEAASFHDVQADKCLLKLAY; encoded by the exons ATGGATT CCGGATCCACGGCCGCTCTAGGGGAAGCGTGTTCGAGCAAGTCCAACTGCACGGATCCGGTGGCGGAGTGCAGCGGTAACCCCAGCGTATGTGCATGCCCGACCACGCACTACGACAGCAACGGACAGTCGGGCGCAGGCGTCTGTCTTCAAA GCAGTGTTGCCATTTTGAAGAAGGAAACGTATATTTCCATTGTAGAGAGGAGCTTTGGCAGCAAGTGCAATGTGCAAGCCCAATGTATCACCACATCCTCGGAGTGTCAACTAGAGAAGTGTGCTTGCGGGGCTGACAGATATCACACCACTGATACTGACGCATGCGTCACAA AGCTTGCTGACGGTGCAATCGGGTGTACAGATGCTGGGACCCAGTGCGCCACCCAGGGGTCTGTGTGTACTGAGAGGACATGTGCATGTGCCGAAGAGAATTTCAGCAAGGACGGTCGTTGTGTACCCA AAATTGCTTATGACAGCACTGGTTGCTTGAATGACAACCACTGTTTGACATCTGGAGCCGTTTGCTCAGGAAGCAAATGCCTCTGTGTGAACGCTAAATACCACCAAGTGGCTAGTGATGCATGCTTGGAAA AAAAGCAGATtgggtttgtgtgtgtgtcaaagTCTGAATGTGCCACCACTGGGGCAGATTGTCTGGAAGGCAAATGTGCATGTCCAGTTGCCATGTATCTCATGGCTACAGAATGCAAAACAA AGGTTACCAACGGAGAGATATGCACGTTAAATGAGGCCTGCGCAACGACTGGAGCAAAATGTGTGAACGGGTCATGCCACTGTGACGCGAACACAGAGTTCATACAAGGGAATGCTTGTACAGCAA AGAAATCCTTCAACAGTTCATGTACCACTGACAAAGAGTGCCAGACGACCAGTTCAAAGTGCCTCAACCAGAAATGTACATGTGAGGCTGCCAGTTTCCATGACGTCCAGGCAGACAAATGTCTACTAA AActtgcatattaa